A DNA window from Pirellulales bacterium contains the following coding sequences:
- the floA gene encoding flotillin-like protein FloA (flotillin-like protein involved in membrane lipid rafts) encodes MILLAQQIGVQHIAGLLALFALLIVGLVFVAVLTRYFRLYIQSVTSGAGIGLMDLWGMTFRKINPAVIVRSKIMAVQAGLGEQTGITSKALEAHYLAGGNVPQVIKAIIAANKAKTIDLDFKLATAIDLAGRSVLEAVQTSVYPKVIDCPGASSARDTLDAVAKNGIQLKVKARVTVRANLLQLIGGATEETIIARVGEGIVSAIGSADTHTQVLENPDRISKAVLARRLDSQTAFEIVSIDIADIDVGDNIGARLQADQAEADTRVAQAKAESRRAMAVAREQEMIAGIEESRAKLVEAEAEVPRAIAEAFQSGSLGILDYYKLRNVQADTDMRTSLATSTSPRGGKAGERGS; translated from the coding sequence ATGATTCTTTTGGCACAGCAGATTGGCGTGCAGCATATTGCCGGGCTCTTGGCGCTGTTCGCGCTATTGATTGTGGGCCTAGTGTTCGTGGCGGTGCTGACGCGATACTTTCGGCTTTACATTCAGTCAGTCACCAGCGGCGCCGGGATCGGCCTCATGGATCTGTGGGGGATGACCTTCCGCAAGATCAACCCGGCGGTGATCGTGCGCAGCAAGATCATGGCGGTGCAGGCGGGTTTGGGCGAGCAGACAGGCATCACCAGCAAGGCCTTGGAGGCGCACTATCTGGCGGGGGGCAACGTGCCGCAGGTAATCAAGGCAATCATCGCCGCCAACAAGGCCAAGACGATCGACCTCGATTTCAAGCTGGCCACCGCCATCGATCTGGCGGGACGCAGCGTGTTGGAAGCGGTGCAAACGAGCGTTTACCCCAAGGTGATTGATTGTCCTGGCGCGTCGAGCGCGCGCGACACCTTGGACGCGGTGGCGAAGAACGGCATTCAGCTCAAGGTGAAAGCCCGCGTGACGGTGCGGGCGAACCTGTTGCAATTGATCGGCGGCGCCACGGAGGAGACGATCATCGCGCGGGTAGGGGAGGGGATCGTGAGCGCGATTGGCTCGGCCGACACGCATACGCAGGTTTTGGAGAACCCGGACCGCATCTCGAAGGCGGTGTTGGCGCGGCGGCTTGATTCGCAGACGGCGTTCGAGATCGTGTCGATCGACATCGCCGACATCGACGTGGGGGACAATATCGGCGCGCGATTGCAGGCCGATCAGGCGGAGGCCGACACGCGCGTGGCGCAGGCCAAAGCCGAGAGCCGCCGCGCGATGGCGGTGGCGCGCGAGCAGGAGATGATCGCCGGCATTGAGGAGAGCCGCGCCAAGCTGGTCGAGGCCGAGGCGGAGGTGCCGCGGGCGATCGCCGAGGCGTTTCAGTCTGGTTCGCTTGGCATCTTGGACTATTACAAACTGCGCAATGTGCAGGCCGACACCGATATGCGAACTTCGCTGGCCACCAGCACCTCGCCCCGCGGCGGCAAGGCCGGGGAAAGGGGCTCGTGA